A single Ctenopharyngodon idella isolate HZGC_01 chromosome 22, HZGC01, whole genome shotgun sequence DNA region contains:
- the arl6ip5b gene encoding ADP-ribosylation factor-like 6 interacting protein 5b, with amino-acid sequence MAGMELAPLRPWDDFFPGVDRFSKPDVSDLSKWNNRVISNLLYFQTNYFAAAIVVFLIVGFMNPLGMFLGGAVVALVFMVSVWAGENKAMIKNFKKKNPTLFVVGVMGISYFLLSLCGGVMVFVFGITLPMLLILIHASLRLRSMKNKLENKIEGVGLKKTPMGVILDLLDQQEEKINKIQDFLESKLKD; translated from the exons ATGGCAGGGATGGAACTCGCACCGCTGAGACCATGGGATGATTTTTTCCCTGGTGTTGACCGATTCTCCAAACCTGATGTGTCTGATTTAAGCAAATGGAATAACAGAGTAATCAGCAATCTGCTTTATTTTCAGACTAATTACTTTGCTGCCGCCATCGTCGTATTTCTGATTGTCGG ttttatgaacCCATTGGGAATGTTTCTTGGAGGGGCAGTTGTGGCTCTGGTCTTCATGGTCTCTGTGTGGGCTGGAGAGAATAAAGCCATGATCAAGAACTTCAAGAAGAAAAATCCCACCCTGTTTGTTGTGGGTGTCATGGGAATCAGCTACTTCCTTTTGTCCTTGTGTGGAGGAGTGATGGTGTTTGTCTTTGGCATCACATTACCTATGCTCT TGATCCTTATCCATGCTTCTCTGAGACTTCGCAGCATGAAGAACAAGTTGGAGAACAAGATTGAGGGTGTTGGCCTAAAGAAGACGCCCATGGGAGTCATACTGGATCTCCTGGATcaacaagaagaaaaaatcaacaaaatccaAGATTTCTTGGAGAGCAAGCTGAAAGATTGA